CAcctaaccacatcatatgataTAGCAATCTGAGGCCTGACTGCGCAGTCAATTAAGTAgcatgcaaccattggttgatgcaatgcAACTGTCTGAAATGTAGTCAGCCTGGAACGCGTCCTTTGACTACCTCAGAAAAGAGCAACTTGTAATTGCAGAGAAAACATTTGTGTAGAGTTTATTTTTGTCAGTTCAACGAACGCACACTTTATAGTAATAGATTTGTATTGAGGTTAGCTTAGCATATTGACGAAAGGATGTTATGCCCAATAGTTAAGTTCCCATCATATTGTATTGAATGAGGATTCCATTTAATTCAATTGCATTGTTGCCTGCAGTAAAATTAGCTGGAAGCGTTACTAGTATGCAGGCATCACATCCTCGTTAGCTCTTAGGACAAGGCTCTAGCTGTTTGTTCCATCACCCTATAGAAGAAGATACAAAACAAGAATTGCTGAACTGCTCTTATCATATTATCTTTGAAGCATTTTCTTATTGTATGAATGTAAACAATAAAGTACCTATTAGATTGGATTGGTTTCTCGTTATTGagttgcgcagcggtctaaggcactgcacctcagtgtttgaggcgtcactacacacaccctggttcgaatccaggctgtatcacatccggctgtgaatgggagtcccatagggacacaattggcccagcatcgtccgggtttgagtgaggtaggccgtcattgtaaataagaatttgttcttaactgacttgcctagtaaaataaaggttacgtTTAAAATTACAAAATCATTTCACTATTTCCTTTATAGATGTAGTGTCATATCTTTTGGCATGAATCCGCTTCCATACATTTCCACACAAGAAAAAATATAAAAGTACAAAATTGCTGTTCATTTTATGAGTGAAATTATGTTGTGTAGCCACTATTTATTCACACACTGTGTCCAGGTTTGTTTACACAGACAGACCATGACAAGAGTACCTTCTCTGACTGATTATGTGGGAGGTCTTTACAAGTATGCAGTTTGTCCAGCGTAGGTCAGTACAGATTTCACAGGGGTGACATTGTAAGGCGGCAGTGCAGGTACTGTATTAATGGGTGACATTGTTACGTTGCTATAGGTACTGTATCCGTCTCCGTATCCAGAGAGGTCAGTTCCCCACCGCTGCTGATCTTCTTGAATCTGTTGGCTGCTGCTATCGCAATGTAGTTTTTCTGTCAACAAGCACAGAAGCACATTTACAACAAAGTGAGCAGGGCAGGAAGGTTGGATGCGTCTCATCAACAATGGTCGGCCGGTAACAATTGACATGACACAGCTGATTGCAGTGCAAAGAGGATAAAACTACCATAATGTAAACAATGTGCCTTCCAACTACACAACCAACTAAATGAACCACACTGTGTGGTGCAGGAATTCTGTTTAACTGACCTTCCATAGTTTCTTGGCCAGGTATTTCTTCAGCAGGACCTGGGACTTCAGTACTATATTGCTGCCCTTGGCCTTCTCTGCAATGTTGTTGAGCCACGGATGTCTTAGACACTGTAAAGCACTCATTCGCCCTCTGGCCAAACAAGGAACATGGTAGAAGTATAACTAATAAACTGTAATAATCATCACAATCATGAGTGTTATGATTATTATTTCAGCTTTggccctcaccccctctccttgACCAGAAGGTGGGAGATAAAGTCCTTGGCCTCTGCTGAGATGTGCTCAAAGGCCTCATCCTCAAAAGAACAGTTGGCAGAGAGGACGTTGTTGAGGGTCTggctctcatcatcacccaggaAGGGTGAAAGGCCACTTAGACTGTGGAGGATGAGAGGAAGGAAGTGCCGCATGCACATACACAGGGAAACAGGTCACAATGGAAGAGCATGCATGGTagggacatggggggggggggggtgaatccTAACTCCCACTTAAGTCACATTTTTACTTggtcatgcattgatgtcaatgggacaCTAAGTAATAATGTTACTTACGTGGAAGTAAATTTGCCCCATACAACTTACGGTTTAACTTAGATGTTAGGGAATATGAGGCTTATATTTTAGACTCACAGCATATAAGTGACAACCCCTAAGGTCCACATGTCTGTGGGAAAGGACACAAAATCAAAGTTGACCACCTCTGGGGCCAGAAATTCAGGGGTTCCAAAATTGACTCTGAGCTTCTCCCGCGGCCTGTATCTGATTCCGAGGAAGAAAGAAAATTATTTTTCAAGGTTCGTTTTGAGAAAGCTGCTACCAATGCTCACAATAAATCCCCCAAAATCACACCCACAGCTGAAGAGAGGCATTACCTTCTTGCCAGCCCAAAGTCGATAATCTTCACCTGATGGCCAGTTCGATTCACACAAAGGATATTCTCCGGCTGTGAACATCGGAGTGTGCAAATTCATTTGGATAAATTAACCATTGATTCCTTTTCTTACAACAACACACATATGGATGCCTCTGAGTTACGGTGAGACTGACCACGATGTGCTTCAAGTGGTAATTAAAATGTGCCTGGCATTTGTGACGATGGTGAGCCTTGAAATCTGGAATGCACATCCAGTCCACCATACTCACTTTCAGGTCGAGGTGGAGGACGTACATCTGATGCATGTAGCTGACCCCTTCACAGATCTGCTTGACAAACACCATGGCGTCCACCTCGGTCAGTGGTGCGCTCTCATCCACAATCCTGTCAAACAGCTCCCCGCCCTCAACACTGCCACACACAGACATCAGGTTGACCAACTCCACTGctcctttctcccctttccattgTGTACTTTTGATTGaggtatactgtatgtaatgcacTTTGTCTTTGTTTTAATAATGTATCCATATTTGTGGTGATTCAGTGTTCCGTATCTATGTCTCTGAGTGTCTGTACTTTGTACTTTAGTGTCTGCTGCCAGCAAACCAAATCCCCCCTCAGGAGATCATTCAAGTATATGAATTAATTGTTAATGTATTGATCCCTGTTAAATTATTTGTAGAATGTTTAGAAGCACTACAGTGTAATGGAGATCTTGCTAACCAATGACACTGAATAGCAGAGTGGAATATGAAGGAATAGTAGCCACTTACTATTCCAGAATTAACACCAGCTGGTGCTTGGCCTCAAAGGCCTCGTAGAGCTGGAGGATGTTGGGATGACTCAGCTGGTTCATTGCCTGCACCTCATTATTTGCCCTTTCCTGAGAGAACAACACAGGCAAATGTGTATGTGAACATACAAATATgtacctcactcactcactcacctttTCTTTAGCAGTTCGTGTGTTGATTATCTTAGCTGCAAGCTTTAGTCCAGAGGATTTTTCAGTGCATTTGTGCACCTTGCCAAAGCGTCCGCTGAgggaaaaatatgtttttcttaACTCATTAACACACAAACCCAATAGCTAGTAGATAACATCTGGGAGATTACTAGTTCTACCACTATTCCAGACCAGTAGGCTACAGATGTCAGTTTACCTCCCCAGCACCTCTCTGGTGTGGATGATGAAGGTGTCAGATGGGGGGTTGGATCGCAAAGACACACAGCGGTGAAGGAAAGGAGCTGGCTGGGGGGGAACGTCAtctgagagatagatagagagagagagattgggagggcAACACTCATTAGCACAATGTCAGTACACGTCTTTGTATAATAGCATACTAATCCCAAAATTATCAAACACACTAAGGCCTTTTGTGCACGGAAGTCAACAATCACCTATGACCTTATGGCAAGTTTTGGTAGGGGACTTGGGCCGGGTCCTTTCTGCTGTAGTAGGGACTACTATGATCTGTATTCCACTGGCTGCAACTGGACTAGCCCCTCCCAAAACACTGCAGGTCTTCCCAACAGCAGGTCTACGGGCAGGGCAGACAGACTGGGGCTTGGGCCTTGAACTCTGGAGCCTGGACCAGAAAGAAGGTCAGCACAATCAGAGCAGAGTAGCATTTATAATTTGTATGGTGGAAAGCAATGTGATTCAAATTGGTGGTGGATGTGTTTTTCACATATAGATCCGATATCCAATCATGTATCATTTTTATTAGTATGTATGTTAGGTGATGAGTAAGTGCCTTTACCTCTGCAAGGACTCTGGACAGCTGTGCACTTGTCTGAGGGAGGAGCTTTCCACAGTTGGCATAAGGACAGCCAACCCAGACTGCTTTTTTGGTGCGGGGGCGGGACTTGATGGAGCAGCTGCTTGGTTCTCCGCCACTGTGGTCCTCGTCTCAGTCCTTGGAATGTCCGCCAATGATGGGACAACGGCTACAGCTGGAACCTCTCTCGTCCAACCCCTTTTAGTTTCACTCTGTCTGTGGGAATCTGCTGCCATTGGTTGACCTCTGACCCCCTGCTGGTTCCCTCCAATCCACTGCTCTCCAACACAGTCTCTTTGCTCTGCTCCCATACCAGCAGACACCCAttaattaatataatatacagttatagtcggaagtttacatactcttaggttggagtcattaaaactcgtttttcaaccactccacatttttttgttaacaaactatagttttggcaagtcggttaggacatctactttgtgcatgacacaagtaatttttccaacaattgtttacagacagattatttcacttataattcactatatcacaattccagtgtgtcagaagtttacatacactaagttgactgtgcctttaaacagcttggaaaattccagaaaatgatgtcatggctttagaagtttctgatagactaatttacatcatttgagtcaattggaggtgtacctgtggatgtatttcaaggcctaccttcaaactcagtgcctctttgcttgacatcattggaaaatcaaaagaagtcagccaagaactcagaaaacaaattgtagacctccacaagtctggttcatccttgggagcaatttccaaacacctgaaggtgccacgttcatctgtacaaacaaaattacgcaagtataaacaccatgggaccacgcagccatcataccactcaggaaggagacgcgttctgtctcctcgagatgaacgtactttggtgcgaaaagtgcaaatcaatcccagaacaacagcaaaggaccttgtgaagatgctggaggaaacatgtacaaaagtatctatatccacagtaaaatgagtcctatattgacataacctgaaaggctgctcagcaaggaagaagccactgctccaaaaccaccataaaaaagccagactacggtttgcaactgcacatggggacaaagatcatactttttggagaaatgttttctggtctgatgaaacaaaaatagaactgtttggccataatgaccatcgttatgtttggaggaaaaagcgggaggcttgcaagctgaagaacaccctctcgaccgtgaagcacaggggtggcagtatcatgttgtgggggtgctttgctgcaggagggactggggcacttcacaaaatagatagcatcatgaggtaggaaaattatgtggatactgtatattgaagcaacatctcaagacatcagtcaggaagttaaagcttggtcgcaaatgggtcttccaaatagacaatgaccccaagcatacttccaaagttgtggcaaaatggcttaaggacaacaaagtcaaggtattggagtggccgtcacaaagccctgacctcaattccatagaaaatttgtgggtagaactgaaaaagcgtgtgcgtgcaaggaggcctacaaagctgactcagttacaccagctctgtcaggaggaatgggccaaaattcacccaacttattgtgggaagcttatggaaggctacccaaaatgtttgacccaagttaaacaattgaatggaaatgctaccaaatactaattgagtgcatgtaaacttctgacccactgggaatgtgatgaaagaaaagctgaaataaatcattctctactattattctgacatttcacattcttacaataaagtggtgatcctaactgacctaagacagggtatttctactaggattaaatgtcaggaattgtgaaaaacgtttaaatgtatttggctaaggtgtatgtaaacttccgacttcaactgtatgtctatcCATTCATATGGCAATGCTTTCTGTGTTCCTATCTATCATATAACTCATAAACACCCATCGAATCCATGAATGTTGGTCAACTCAATCTAGCCAAATGTAGGTCTTGAGCTCACAGAGTATGACATGACTATAGTCATACCACTAAAATGGAAGTGAGTTACCTTTCTTTGCAGGAGTGATAGGAGTCTGTTGCTTTGTTTCCTGGTGTCTGTTCGTCTCAAACTGATTCAGGGTCTCAGCCTGAGCATGAGAGAAACAGAGGCAGCTTGAGCATATCACAAGGTGTGCCACTGACCAATCATCAACTAAAAGGCTTGTTTTATGTTTTGCCAATTAGAGACATGAAGTAGACACATATCCATGCAATGTATACACAAAACCATTGACACAATGAAGAAACATATTATAAAAGTACCTTTTCCATGCTTAATGAATCACTGACTGGCAGAGATGCTGTCCTAAGTGACTCTTCGATGGATGTCACCGCTTGGTTCTTCGTCACTGTGGTCCTTGTCTGAGTCAAAATCTTTTGAGTGTGCGCCATTGATGGGAAAACTGCTACTGCCAGCCGTGTCAATGTTTTCTTTGCATCCGTCTCTATCAAATAACACACCAATTGAATCCACCCTGGATTATGGTCACCTACATTTGGTCTGGAGCTCATTGAGTATGAATAGTTACCTTTCTTTGCTGGGGTGGTAGGAGTGTGTTGTGTCTTATCctgctgtctgtttgtctccaaCTGATCCGGGATCTCATCCTGACCATGAGAGAACATAGCACCGGACAGACTAAAACAgttgctttatgttttgtcaTTTAGATATACATGCTTCCCATGTTGACATGTATCAACATGGAAAAAGACAATGCAGTGTATACACAACCATTCACACAATAAGGAAACAGACTCAAAGT
This window of the Oncorhynchus clarkii lewisi isolate Uvic-CL-2024 chromosome 16, UVic_Ocla_1.0, whole genome shotgun sequence genome carries:
- the LOC139368688 gene encoding myosin light chain kinase 2, skeletal/cardiac muscle, giving the protein MGSVRCTPPVPLPTNLPVLEAKVDDLSHKLDELLSRQIGSCSICSTCSLHSGQPEATERQLVAQSRLLENFERKIGEMQRTLEALAKGLAQRNPHTCQEAAPAPPIEPSPRTVYLPAETSLVTSKDEIPDQLETNRQQDKTQHTPTTPAKKETDAKKTLTRLAVAVFPSMAHTQKILTQTRTTVTKNQAVTSIEESLRTASLPVSDSLSMEKAETLNQFETNRHQETKQQTPITPAKKEQRDCVGEQWIGGNQQGVRGQPMAADSHRQSETKRGWTREVPAVAVVPSLADIPRTETRTTVAENQAAAPSSPAPAPKKQSGLAVLMPTVESSSLRQVHSCPESLQRLQSSRPKPQSVCPARRPAVGKTCSVLGGASPVAASGIQIIVVPTTAERTRPKSPTKTCHKVIDDVPPQPAPFLHRCVSLRSNPPSDTFIIHTREVLGSGRFGKVHKCTEKSSGLKLAAKIINTRTAKEKERANNEVQAMNQLSHPNILQLYEAFEAKHQLVLILEYVEGGELFDRIVDESAPLTEVDAMVFVKQICEGVSYMHQMYVLHLDLKPENILCVNRTGHQVKIIDFGLARRYRPREKLRVNFGTPEFLAPEVVNFDFVSFPTDMWTLGVVTYMLLSGLSPFLGDDESQTLNNVLSANCSFEDEAFEHISAEAKDFISHLLVKERGGRMSALQCLRHPWLNNIAEKAKGSNIVLKSQVLLKKYLAKKLWKKNYIAIAAANRFKKISSGGELTSLDTETDTVPIAT